CCTGAAGCTGCTGAGCCGGAACAGCAAATCTCTGCACCTGAAGCTTCTGACAAACAGGCAGAGGAAACTGTCACTGACGCTCCACCTGAGATTCCGGATCTCTGTGTTGATGACACTACTGTTAATCCTTCAAATCATGCGCCATCAAGCTCACTTAAACCATCGGAGACTCATAATGATTTTGTGTTGATTACTGGCACCGGCTTTGTAGAGCCAGGAAATCCAATAGCCTTAGCTAAACATATTGCCAAGCAAGAGGTTATTGAAAGGCGAAAGATGAAGTTTGACATCTCCCATTATGCGCAACTAAGCAGCAGTGAGATCCTCCCTGGTTACCTCAGCCAAGTACACTCCAGCCATGATCTTGAAgttgatatggtgaaacaaatGCACCAAAAGTATGAGGTATGACTtccagatttaaataatttatgtatatcctgccagcccccaagtctactggttATGATAAGCTTGAATAGACTGTAGACTTAGAAGAATCCATGAACTTCTGCCCTAGAATCCCTCCAAGTCCAGTTTAAACCTAAACTGGATGCTTTTAAGTAGTTTTAGCTTTTGcatccgtagcccccaagggccgatttaatcagcatgaatgagcCGGTCCAATTTATCATTTGTAAGAAAAGAGAGCTTAGTCTGCATAGCCCCCATGAGTCAGTTGGGACTGTTTACCGTACATTCGTCTCATTATGAAAAAGATACaagcgatatgcattagcccccaagtgctaagTAGTCTTGCTtccaaagtgcttgggactttagtTATAAGAGCCTTTTGCTTTAAAAATTTCTTTGacagacattagcccccaagtgtcaagtgttGTTGCTGGCAAAAGACTTGGGACTTATATTGTTGGAACCTTGATATAAATGTTGATAACTCTGTACTTCATACAGGCTGGTACTGCTGAACTAGAATCTCAATTGAACGACGCAAAGACGCGGCTggcgactcaggaaactgagacccggaaagctGATTCAAAGTTCCAGTTTAGCTTGGCTGAGTCGGAAAAGCTGAAGACCAGTTTTGAGGCAGAGAAAAAGACTTGGGTTGAAGAAAAGACTGCTTTAATTCAGCGGGCTGAGAAGGCAGAGGCAGCTCTTGAAGAGGTGACCACTGAGCTCACTGGCTTAgaacgccatgtatctcagatggtttctgctatctttggtgagCGCCTTCCTAGTCATCAAAAGTGAATTTGTGTTGTGATCATATAACCCGTCATTTAACCAATCTGTGATATATGCAGGTCCCAGAAGCAGAAACCTCAATCAAGACATGCTTGTAAAGCTGAAAGCTGTCTATACACTTGTTGAACAGCTGTACACTGGGACTCAGCGTGCCCTGGCCACAATTTCTCCAACTAATCAAGCTCCTAGGCTTTTGATAGATGTCTTAAAAAAGCTCTCTGTGCTACCTGCCAGGATCGATGAGATGAAGCGATCATCTGCAAGAGCCGGCGCTGTGACAGCCTTGAGCCGGGCTAAAGCATGGGTACCGGAATTAGAGCCGACTGATGTAGCCACAGGATATACAAGCTTAAAAGAGGATGGTACTCCTTTTGACAAAAATGACTTTGCAGCCTGTGTGAAGGAAATTCGTCCAATGGCCACCCAGATTGCAAATGATTCAGACATTTCAAAGTACCATGCGGCTTATGACAAGCAAAATCAGAAGATGCCTACACCGGCTTACAGAGTGATggatctgatccctccaatccgtaatcATACTTTTGCCTCTGAAGTTGAACCGTCCAATCTTATAGATGACGAAGCTGAATTTCAAGCCTTATCTGGCATTGATTAGTCATCACGTGATTTTCAGACGGCGGAGGAGGACGAAGAACCGGAGAAGTATGATCCGGAAGCCTCCAATCAGTGAAACCAAGAAGAATAAACCGTCAGGTGGTTTATATATTAACCCTTCAAAACACTTGATCTTATTTGACTCGTGGAGTCATGTAATAGGTTAGTAAAAAACTTGGGCATGCCGCGCCATCGTGCACGCTTCTGTTTTTGCGCAATACTGCTGGTTGTCAGTTTAAAAAACCATCACCTTATGCTTATGATAATATTGTCCTGTGCAGTTTTAGCTGTAATACTTTATCCTGCACACAAACAAATCATAGGTGCCCTGGCGGTTCAccgccgggcgggtcatgatacccaattAAAGCCACTGGGGACgaatagtccataaccagggctTATCCGACAATAATACTTAACAAGATACAATATCATACCTGCGGCAGCGGCTTATACTGCCGGCTTATCCACTTTGTATAAGTAGAGGTGTTAGAGTGATGACTCTAAACATAAGAATATGATATTCTGGCGACTTAGAGTCTGCCATCCTGGTGGGCTATAGAGACTTGGaagatgcttcaaatatgagccaTAAGTA
This sequence is a window from Aegilops tauschii subsp. strangulata cultivar AL8/78 chromosome 7, Aet v6.0, whole genome shotgun sequence. Protein-coding genes within it:
- the LOC109779513 gene encoding uncharacterized protein, with amino-acid sequence MKFDISHYAQLSSSEILPGYLSQVHSSHDLEVDMVKQMHQKYEAGTAELESQLNDAKTRLATQETETRKADSKFQFSLAESEKLKTSFEAEKKTWVEEKTALIQRAEKAEAALEEVTTELTGLERHVSQMVSAIFGPRSRNLNQDMLVKLKAVYTLVEQLYTGTQRALATISPTNQAPRLLIDVLKKLSVLPARIDEMKRSSARAGAVTALSRAKAWVPELEPTDVATGYTSLKEDGTPFDKNDFAACVKEIRPMATQIANDSDISKYHAAYDKQNQKMPTPAYRVMDLIPPIRNHTFASEVEPSNLIDDEAEFQALSGID